Genomic DNA from Peribacillus simplex:
TGAAAGTACGGAGAAATTCATGGTTGCCTGTATCGATGCTGCTCTTGCGGCTCAAAATGCAGCATTGGCAGCAGAATCAATGGATCTTGGCATTTGCTATATAGGCGGGATCCGCAATAATCTCCCGGAAGTGTCAGCGATTTTGAATATACCGCATCGCGTTATACCATTATTCGGTCTAGTGGTCGGATATCCGAAAAACCGTTCGGATAAAAAGCCGCGTTTGCCGCTGGCCAATATCTATCATGAAAATGGATATCAGGAGGATAAGCAAGAGTTCACCGGACAACTTGAAGCGTATAATGAAACGATTTCCAATTATTATGATCTTCGCACTAATGGTAAACGAAAAGACACCTGGACCGAGCAAATGGCTGGAATGCTTGGTAAGAAAAGCAGGTTGTACATGAAAGATTACGTTGAGAAACAAGGATTTAAGAAGCATTGATTGTTGTAAATGGCCTATTAGGAATATTCTTGCCTTCCCCATAAGGGGCATCTTTCAATGAGCCAAGCAGTAGAGGTCCCGGAAATGTTTCCGGGACCTCTACTGCTTTCATTTGTCAGTAGGTATATACGGTTCGTCTCAAGAAATCCTGTCAGAAGTCCTTCTTATATACCCATGAAATTACCATTGACAATATATATATATAGAATTATAGTAATTAAGTAATAGATAATGATAATCATTTTCATTTGACTTTTTACTTACCTATTTTTCAGTAAATGGAGGTTGAAAAATGGTTCGCCTATATACAGAGAATTTAGAAATTGGTTATGGTGAACGTTTAATTGTAAAAGATCTCAGTGTGGAAATTCCGGATAAAAAGATCACAACGATCATCGGTTCAAATGGTTGTGGGAAATCGACACTTTTGAAAGCGATCACCAGAATCATTCCAAATCAATCAGGTTCGGTTGTTTTGGATGGGGTGAATATTTCAAAAGAAAGCACTAAGATCCTTGCAAGAAAAATGGCCATTCTTCCTCAGACTCCCGAGAGTGCAAGCGGTTTGACGGTTGGGGAGCTTGTATCATATGGGCGCTTTCCCTATCAAAAAGGTTTTGGGCGTCTCACCCAAAAAGACTATGATGTGATTGATTGGGCACTTGAAGTGACCGGCACGAAAGACTTCAAGTTCCGTCCGGTTGATGCTCTTTCAGGAGGTCAGCGCCAGCGTGTTTGGATTGCGATGGCCCTTGCCCAGGAAACGGAAATAATCTTCCTTGATGAGCCGACCACCTATTTGGACATGGCGCATCAACTGGAGGTTCTAGAATTATTACAGAGGCTGAATGTGGAACAGGGACGTACAATCGTCATGGTTCTTCATGATTTAAACCAAGCTGCTCGCTTTGCCGACTATATCATTGCCTTAAAGGATGGGGAAATAGTCAAAGCGGGAGATTGTGAAGAAGTCATCACTCATGAAGTGCTTAAGGAAGTCTTCCATATTGATGCGGTAATCGGACGAGATCAACGAACGAACAAACCAATGTGCAGCACATACAATTTATTAAAAGGAGATTTGACAACAAATGAAAAAGATAATGATCCCGTTTATTCTGCTGTTAGTGTTAATTATTAGTGCTTGCGGTAACGAGTCAACCGAAAAAGAGAAAAGCACTGCTTCAAAAAAGGAAAAATCACGTACAATCACGTACCAATCTGAAAATGGTCCTGTTGAAGTGCCTGCAGATCCTCAGCGTGTTTTAGTACTATCTTCTTTCGCAGGTAACGTAATGGCATTGGATGTTAACCTTGTAGGGGTTGATTCGTGGTCTAAAATGAACCCGAACTTTAAAGAGTTAAAAGATGTCGAAGAAGTGACGGACGAAAACCTGGAAAAAATCATCGAGTTGAATCCGGATTTAATCATTGGTTTATCAACGATTAAAAATGTTGATAAATTAAAGGAAATTGCTCCAACTGTAACGTATACATACGGAAAAGTGGACTATTTAACACAACATGTAGAAATCGGTAAACTTTTGAATAAAGAAAAAGAAGCCCAAGCATGGGTGGATGATTTCAAAAAACGGGCAAAAACCACTGGTGATGAAATTAAGGCTAAAATTGGTGAAGATGCTACCGTTTCCGTTTTTGAAAAGTTTGACAAGCAGTTCTATGTATACGGCGATAATTGGGGCCGTGGAACGGAAATCCTTTATCAAGAAATGAAATTGGGCATGCCTGAAAAGGTAAAAGAAACGGCATTGAAAGATGGTTACTTTGCTTTATCATTAGAAGTCCTGAAAGACTATGCCGGAGATTATGTGATTTTGAGCAATAACAAAGATCAGGACAATTCATTCCAACAAACAGATACGTTTAAAAACATACCTGCCGTTAAAAACAATCAACTATATGAAGCTGATGCAAAAAAATTCTACTTCAATGATCCAATAACATTAGAATACCAATTAGACTTCTTTTCCAAAAGTTTTCTTGGAAAATAATACAGCGAGGGAGAGGGATTCCAATTCCTCTCCTTTTATTCTATAAAAAAGAGATGAGAGAGACAGATGACTAATGAAAATCAACGTTTCATCCCATTTATATATAAACTGATCATAGGGATCGCTCTATTCATAGGCATGTTCATTGTTTCAATGGCATTTGGTGCGGCGGATGTTACCGTAAAAGATGTCTGGCAAGCACTGACATCAAATGCTGCTGGTGAAAAGCTTTCAATCATCCGGGAAATCCGTTTCCCTCGTGAAGTGGGGGCAATCTTTGTGGGTGCAGCACTTGCCGTTTCCGGTGCCATCATGCAGGGAATGACTAGGAATCCACTTGCTGATCCGGGGCTGCTTGGATTGACGGCAGGAGCCAATGCAGGTCTCGCCATTACTTTGGCATTCATTCCAAATGCCAATAATTTAGGGATCATGATTGCGTGTTTTATAGGTTCCGCTGTGGGGGCAACCATGGTTTTCGGGATCGGTGCGATGAAAAAGGGAGGATTTTCTCCTTTACGGATCGTATTGGCTGGTGCTGCAGTCTCTGCATTCCTTTTTGCCGTTTCGCAAGGCGTCGGCATATATTTCAAAGTATCAAAAGATGTATCGATGTGGACTGCAGGCGGGAATATCGGAACATCATGGGACCAGCTTCGTGTAATCGTCCCTTTCATTTTAATAGGCATCCTGATCTCCCTTTTCTTTTCCAGACAGCTCACCATACTAAGCTTAAGTGAAGAAGTGGCGGTAGGATTAGGTCAAAAGACAACACAAATAAAGGCGGTTCTCTTCGTAGTCATCATTCTCCTGGCAGGCGCTGCCGTTGCACTTGTTGGAAATATGGTATTCATCGGGTTAATGGTCCCCCATATGGTCCGGGCTTTCGTGGGTACGGATTATCGATTCATCCTGCCTATGTCCGCGATTTTAGGAGCCACTTTCATGCTACTTGCCGATACGATCGGCCGTACAATCAATTCTCCATATGAAACACCTGTGGTAGCGATTGTTGCGATGATAGGTTTACCTTTCTTCCTCCTAATCGTGCGTAAAGGAGGTAAAGCATTTTCATGATCCAGTCAGCTTTAGTCAAAAAACAGCGATGGATAGTAGGTGCGTTATCCGCACTCATTATCATTACGATCATTATAGGGACGTGTTCGGGATATTCGAATCTTTCTTTAGGGCGACTGATTCCAACACTTATCGGGCAAGGGACATTTAAAGAGGAATTCATATTATTTTCCGTCCGATTACCCCGAATCATCATCACCCTTTTAGCAGGCATGGCCCTTGCACTGTCGGGTGCCATTCTACAAGGGATCACACGTAATGATTTAGCCGATCCCGGAATCATCGGAATCAACTCAGGAGCAGGTGTGGCCATTGCCGCTTTCTTTCTGTTTTTCCCGCTTGACGCTGGTTCTTTTGTTTATATGGTTCCGCTTGTTGGTTTTATCGGAGCGTTACTGACGGCCTGTTTAATATATATCCTCTCATACAAGAGGAAGAGTGGACTTGAACCCGTCCGGTTAGTGTTGATCGGCGTAGGTTTTTCAATGGCGCTTTCAGGCCTGATGATTGTCCTCATTTCGTCAGCGGAACGAGCGAAGGTCGATTTCATCGCAAAATGGTTGGCAGGAAATATATGGGGCACGGATTGGCCTTTCATTTGGGCAATTCTTCCATGGTTAATCATTCTCATTCCATTCACTTTATATAAAGCAAATCGTTTGAATCTGCTTGGTTTAAGTGAACCGGTCGCAATTGGGGTCGGTGTATCGATCGAAAAGGAGCGGATCGTACTGCTGATCACGGCTGTGGCATTGGCAGCGGCTGCCGTTTCTGTTACAGGCGGAATTGCATTCATTGGTCTCATGGCCCCGCATATAGCAAAATCCTTGGTAGGGCCTCGAAATCAACTATTCATTCCGGTTGCCATTTTAATTGGTGGATGGCTATTGTTGCTTGCCGATACAATAGGCCGTAATATGATTGAACCCGAGGGGATTCCTGCAGGTATCATGGTTGCATTGATCGGTGCTCCTTATTTCATGTATTTATTGTTGAAAAAATAAGTTATTGTTAAAATCCCTTGAAATCATTCAGGGGATTTTATGTTTTTTGGTTCTTCTGTAATTTTCCGTTTTTAATCATGTATTATCTATATCTATTTATTTCATCAGGATTCAAGCGTTTCGCTTCGAAATAAAATACTTGAATGAACTTTTTTGTATTTACCCGGGTAGGTGTAAGAACTATTTTTGAATCATTTTGCAGTTCTTTCATCTTTTGGCGAACGACTGTGAAATCAAAAAATTTGGAAGCGTAATTTTCAAACTTCGGATTCGAAAAATCCGTTAAACCAAGCGAAGCGAAATGATTTAACGAATGGTTAATCGTTCTGCGTATTCGTTGTTCGGCAGCCTTTATTTCCCGATTGATATCAACCGGCAAAGCTGCTGTTCCGAGCTTTTTTTTGGTGATTTCTACAAAGATCTCTTTAAGGGTGGGGAAATGCTGTCCAAAAGTAAAAGTCCGTTCATACATAAATAAATATTGAAGCATTTCGATTAAATCTTTTGCCCCATTTTCTCCGACGATCCCTAATTCCGATAAAAGGAATTCGCCCACCTCCCTTATACTTTTTTCATGAAAACTATTTGATTTATCAACAACTTTTGGCTGCTCAAAATTCAATACACCATTTAAAGAGGCTTGGATATTAGTGATCGATCTTTCTAAATGAATGCGTTCCATAACTTTTCGAATGACTGTTAATATTTCAATCCGATTGATTGGTTTAGTAATATAATAATCGATTCCGAGCGAGTATGCCTCGCCAATCAACTCCTTGGATTCAACCTGCGAAATCATTATTATTTTCCCGTTAAATGTACTTTTTATATGACGAAGTGTCTCAATGCCATCCCGGATAGGCATTAATAAATCAATAAATAATATATCAATTTGTTTTAAATTCAAAATATGCCCTTCTAATAGACTGCCATCTTCCGCTTCCTCCACCACTTCACCTAAATCTTCGTTCTCTATAATCTGGCTTAAGTTTGAACGTATGGCACAATCATCATCTGTTATAAAAAAACGCATGGAATCACCCTTTCTGAATCAATTTACGGATTGGTAACTTTATTGAAAAAACAGCGCCATTAAAACTATTCTCAAATAGGATATCCCCCCCCAGTTCTTTCACGACTTCTTTAACATATGAGAGTCCAATCCCTGTTGAAGGTGTCCCGAACTGATCATACTTTGATGTGAAACCAGGTTTGAATATGACAGTCTGATATTTTTGAGGAATTCCAGGTCCGGTATCAGCAACCTTGAATTCTACATTGTCGCTAATTTCACACAAACTTAAACGGACGATTCCCTTTTCTTTAATTGCTTCCACTGCATTGGCGACTAAATTATTGAAAAGAGATAACACGGTATATACATGATAAGGCGAATCGTTTTTTCCTTCCAATGAGTATTCAAATTGAATGTCCTTTCCTAATGATAAGGCATATTTTTCATTAATTCGGATAATTAAATGAAAAAGTTCAGCAGCATTCATATAATCTTTAAAACTCTCATTGGAGATCAATTTTGAGAGACCAGCAAAAATCCGTTGATTATCTTTCTTGACTTCATGCATTTCACCCGCGATGCGTAATGCTTTTTGACTATATGGCTCTGTAAGATCATGAAGTTGCTTTTCCCGCTTTTCCCGCTTTTCCAATGCTTTTAATTCGCGATACAAATCATATGATTTCTTTGTAATATTCTCAGCATTTTTTAATGTTTTTTTTAAATGAATCGTTTCCTCGTATAAATTGGAAATGAGCATCAGCATATGTTCATTTTGTTTTCTGATTTGCCTCTCCCTTGATTGTGCTTCATAAAGTTTCATCATATTAAAAAAGCTCAAAACGATAAAACTGTGGCCGAATGCGATCACGATCATCTCATTTAGTGAACCAAACGTAATCGTTGTTTCCAACACAATATATTGAAAGATTAATTCTACGGAGTCGGACAATATTTCGATAATGAGACCAATAAATCCAATAATCAAAGTTCGATTTTGAAAGCGGTTGATTTTCGCAAAATAGAATAGAACGGAATAGGTAAAATAAAAGAAAAAACTAGGATAATGAGCGTGAAAAGCGGAAATCCAGGAGAAATTATCCTGCATGAAAAAGTCGATTAGAACACGAAATATCACAACCATTGTTCCTGTCAAGATGCCCGAAAATATGGCAGGCGTTTTTTGTAATAATAGTAAAAAGAAGAAAAATGCAGGCACACCAAAACTTACCCGAAACGTTTCATTGAAAGGATAAAAACTCAATTCGCCTGCTAATGGCACTGTTAACAACATCAAAGCAAGGACATAGACCTCTTTTTTCATTAACGAACTGAGATACAAGTCGTCACCTCCTAATTTGTTTAAAAAATCAGTATACAGTTTCATCGGCTTCAATACAACGCTTACTTTGTTCCTGAATAGAACGGCTTATAATCAATTATGGCAAAACCAATCTGTTTTTCTATCCACAAAAAATGGTAACGGGACATGTGAGATGATCACGTTTTTTAGTGGATTTTTATTTTTTAGATTTTGTAGGTTTTCGTATGATTATGTAGTTCCCGATTTAAAATTAATGGTAGGTAGAAATTTATGAAAGCGCTTAACAATTTTTAGAATATTCATTATGTTTTCATCGAATCTATTACATGTAAGCTTGATGGCATTCGGTAAAACGTTCATATAGAAAATATAATGATACAACAACTGAAGAGGTGGAAGAATGTGATTGAAGAATTGTCAAAAGAGTATGACATTCATGTTAATAGTCAAAGAAAATCCGACTTAGATGAATGGGTGGCACATTACAGATCCTTTGCTATTGAAGGACAAACCGCTAATTATATACCGGCATTGAGAAATGCACATTTATCGCAATTGGGCATTACCATACTGGAGCCGGGTGGAACAATGATCAAGTCAGGGGATTGGGAAGTTCCTTTCACGCTGCAAAGTATTTCAAAAGTGCTTAGCTTTATAGCTGCATGTTTGGGTCGCGGCATTTCTTATGTGTTAGATAGGGTCGATGTGGAACCGACTGGGGATGCTTTCAATTCAATTATTCGTTTAGAAATGCATAAGCCGGGAAAGCCGTTTAATCCTATGATAAATGCCGGGGCGATTACCGTAGCTTCGCTTCTCCCAGGGGATTCTTCACAAAAGAAATTGGAATTTCTCTATGCATTATTTGAAAATTTGTTAGGGAAGCGCCCGACCATCAATGAGGAAGTGTATCAATCCGAGTGGCAAACCTCTCATAGAAATAGAGCTTTAGCTCACTATTTAAAAGAGACGAATTATTTGGAATCGGAAGTAGAGGAAGCTTTAGAGGTTTACCTCATGCAATGTTCCATAGAAGTAACCACAGAAGACATAGCCTTGCTTGGACTGATTCTTGCTCAAGATGGTTACCATCCCGTTCGTAAAGAACAAGTAATCCCTAAAAAAGTGGCTAAGCTGGCCAAAGCATTAATGCTTACTTGCGGTATGTACAATGCTTCGGGGAAATTTGCGGCTTTTATTGGGGTGCCGGCCAAAAGTGGAGTATCTGGCGGGATTATGGCACTAGTTCCTCCAAGTGCCAGAAGCGGAATGCCTTTTCAAGATGGATGTGGCATTGGTATTTATGGACCAGCCATCGATGAATATGGGAATAGCGTAGCAGGTAGTTTGTTATTGAAACAAATGGCACAAGAATGGGATTTAAGCATTTTCTGAAATGCGGAAAAGTTTGGTTCCGGTGTAATTAATAGAAGCAATAAGGGGACATCCTTAAGATTTCCTCATCAATTTCCAAACTTTTACAAGAGGTGATGTAAATGCAGCAATTACTTTAAGATGTAATTGGACGCACTAGCACGCACTAGCACAAATCATTAATCCAGTTACTTTTAAACGTAAGGAATAATTTTTGGAAAGCATGGTGAAAAATATATGAATAATATGCAGCGAAAGATGGGAACATTTTCGTTAATGATGGTAGGACTCGGGTCCATAATTGGCTCAGGTTGGTTATTCGGAGCTTGGAGAGCGGCACAGATTGCAGGACCCGCCGCCATTATCTCTTGGATTATCGGGATGGTTGTTATTTTATTTATCGCACTATCTTACAGTGAATTAGGGTCTATGTTTCCTGAAGCTGGGGGAATGGTAAAATACACACAGTACTCTCATGGTTCTTTTTTAGGGTTTATTGCAGGCTGGGCAAACTGGATTGCAATCGTTTCCGTAATTCCAGTTGAAGCGATTGCTTCTGTTCAATATATGAGCTCATGGCCATGGGAATGGGCACAGTGGACACATGGTTTAGTAGAAAATGGAAGTCTTACTGGGGGAGGCTTGGCAATTGCCTCTGTATTGCTGATCGTCTACTTTTTATTAAATTACTGGACAGTCAGTTTGTTTTCGAAAGCTAACTCATTTATTACAGTCTTTAAGGTCATTATTCCTGGACTTACGATTGGATCACTTTTATTTGCCGGGTTTCATGCATCCAATTTTACATCTGCAGGAAGTATCGCTCCTAATGGTTGGGCAAGTGTACTTACAGCTGTAGCAACTTCTGGTATCATCTTTGCATTTAACGGTTTTCAAAGTCCGATTAATATGGCAGGTGAGGCAAAGAATCCTGGACGTTCGATTCCAATTGCAGTAATTGGCTCCATTTTAATTGCAACGGTCATCTACGTTTTATTACAGGTTGCGTTTATTGGAGCCGTTGACCCGTCCATGATTGTGAATGGATGGCAACATTTGAATTTCAATTCACCGTTTGCTGACTTAGCAATTGTTTTAGGCATAAACTGGTTGGTTATTTTACTATATGTGGATGCTTTTATTTCTCCTTCGGGGACAGGAATAACATACACGGCGACAACGTCACGAATGCTTTATGGAATGGAAAAGAATAAATATTTGCCAAGCGTGTTTGGAAAACTGCATCCTCTTTATGGTATCCCGCGTCAAGCCATGTTTTTTAATCTAGGCGTATCTTTCTTATTTTTATTCATGTTTAGAGGCTGGGGCGTATTGGCAGAGGTTATTTCAGTTGCGACTTTAGTCTCTTATATTACAGGTCCAGTTACTGTTATGACATTAAGACGCACAGGTCAGAACTTGTACAGACCATTACGTTTAAAAGGATTAAGCATCATTGCACCACTGGGCTTTGTTTTTGCTTCTTTGGTTCTATATTGGGCAAGATGGCCGCTGACAGGTCAAGTATTATTTATCATTATGGCTGGTCTTCCCGTTTATTTCTATTATCAATCAAAAATAAAATGGAAGGGATTCCGCCAAAACTTTTCAGCAGGGCTTTGGATGGTTGTTTACTTACTTTGTATGATGACCATTTCATACTTAGGCAGTGAAAAGTTTGGTGGACTAAACATAATCCCATTTGGTTTGGATATGGTCATCATTACATGTTTATCTCTAGGGTTTTATAGTTGGGCAATAAAGAGTGGTTTCCAAACGGAATATTTGGAACAAGGACAAAAAGTAAATGAAGACTTAAGATCGATGGAGAATAACATTGCATCTCAAACGGATAAAAAGAACGCTGGATGAATGATGAAGCCACTTCATTGAAAGTCATGCTCCAATAAGCTATTACATTCGTTGAATGACTTCGAAAGTGCTTCTTTCTATTTATATTTATGAGGACACCAAAAAGGGGGACGGCAAATTTAATTTGCTGTCCCCCTTTTTGGAATTTAAGAAAAGGCTGTTATTTTTTTATTTCACACCTGGTTTATCTTCATACCCGGCAGTGAAGATAGCGGCTAAAAATGTAATAGCAACTCCAACGATAATAACTGTGCCCATGTTGTGACCTCCTTTTACCCATATTGTCCCACTTAAGTATAGGCTTAGTATACCCTAATTTTTAGCAGGAGTGCACACAAATTTTCTTGCCGGCATATTTATCATCATTTCTCAATGATTAAGCCTTTTTCGATACATGGAGATACAAAGGGGATTCGAAACAATGCCCGGCCACTTTTTAAAGTCTGACATGTTTGTCAGACTTGGAGCATAGATTTAAGTATTCTCTGAAAGTGACAGGGGGAGGTTCCTTAATGGATATTTTAAAGAAAATCGAAAAATTTAGAGAAGATGAACAGAAGCTGAAGTGGGAAGGCACCTTCGCAGAGTACTTAGAAATATTGAAAGAAACGCCTTTAGTTGCTCAATCTGCTCATTCACGTGTATACAACATGATCAGAGATGCAGGGATAGAGGAAGTAAATGGAACAAAGAAATACAATTTTTTCAGCGGTCAGTTGTTTGGCCTGGAGGATTCACTGGAAAGGCTCATCGAGGAATATTTCCATCCGGCGGCAAAACGGCTCGATGTCCGTAAGCGGATATTGCTTCTCATGGGTCCAGTGTCAGGTGGGAAATCCACACTCGTTTCTTTACTGAAGCGTGGACTTGAAAATTATTCGTTAAAAGACACTGGTGCGATTTATGCAATAAAAGGATGCCCGATGCATGAAGATCCCCTGCATCTTATTCCGCAGTATTTACGGGATGATTTTTATGAAGAATATGGCATCCGGATTGAAGGAAACCTATCGCCGCTGAATGTAATGAGGTTAGAACAGGAGTATGGAAGCAGGATTGAAGATGTGATGGTCGAGCGTATTTTCCTTTCAGAGGATAAGCGTGTTGGAATTGGAACATTCAGTCCTTCAGACCCTAAGTCACAGGATATTGCTGATTTGACGGGCAGCATCGATTTTTCGACCATTGCCGAATACGGATCGGAATCAGATCCGCGTGCCTATCGCTTTGATGGCGAGCTGAATAAGGCGAACCGCGGGATGATGGAGTTCCAGGAGATGCTGAAGTGTGATGAGAAGTTCTTATGGCATTTGTTATCATTGACACAAGAGGGGAATTTTAAAGCAGGCCGTTTTGCATTGATCAGTGCAGATGAACTCATCGTGGCTCATACGAATGAAACGGAGTATAAAGCGTTCATTTCCAACAAGAAAAATGAAGCATTGCATTCCCGTATCATTGTCATGCCTATTCCATATAATCTTAAGGTTACCGAGGAAGAAAAGATTTATGAAAAAATGATCCGTGAAAGTGATGTCTCGGATGTTCATATAGCTCCGCATACATTAAGGGTGGCGGCAATCTTCAGCATCATGACCCGCCTGAAGGATCCAAAAAAGGGCGATATTGATTTAGTGAAAAAGATGAGGCTTTATGATGGGGAAAATGTCGAAGGATTTAATTCCGCAGACATCACTGAATTGAAAAAAGAATACCAGGACGAAGGCATGAGCGGAATCGATCCGCGTTACGTGATTAACCGAATTTCCTCTACGATCATTCGTAAGGAAAATCCGTCCATTAATGCTTTGGATGTACTTATGTCATTAAAGGCAGGTCTTGATCAGCATCCGTCCATTACGAACGAACTTCGGGAGAGGTATTTGAATTTCATCTCACTGGCACGTAAAGAATACGATGCCATTGCAAAAAATGAAGTGCAAAAGGCATTTGTTTATTCGTATGAAGAGTCGGCGAAGATCCTCATGGATAACTATCTTGATAATGTCGAAGCATACTGCAATAAATCCAGGCTGCGCGATCCATTGACCGGGGAGGAAATCAACCCTGATGAAAAATTGATGCGCTCGATAGAAGAGCAAATTGGAATATCCGAGAATGCAAAAAAAGCATTCCGCGAAGAAATATTGATTCGCATTTCTGCATATGCGCGTAAAGGGAAGCGATTCGATTATAATTCCCATGATCGTTTACGGGAAGCAATCCAGAAAAAACTATTCGCGGATTTGAAGGATGTCGTTAAGATCACTACTTCAACGAAGACACCAGACGAAAGGCAACTGAAGAAAGTGAACGAGGTCATCACGAGACTTATCGACGAGCACGGATATAATTCGACTTCAGCCAATGATTTGCTGCGCTATGTGGGCAGCTTGTTAAATCGGTAATCCATAATTTTTTGCCCCTGCCCCATATCGGGCAGGGGTTTATCCCCTTTTGCGGAAGGTGGGTTGCTTGAAAAGTGGATTAGCGGAAATCCAATCAATTCCTTTCAAATTCTGAATTCATATTGAAATCATGCATCTTTTGAAGGTGTTAAAGGGTTCTTTGACAAGGAATGGAAATAATGAACCAAACAAAGCACCGGGCCCTACAGAATGGAAGGGTGCCCAGTGCTTTTGATTTTTTATTTAGTTACATTCAAGCCATACTGCTCAATAAGTGTAATTAGCTGATTCGGTGATAGCTTGTCTTCGCTATGATCGATTTTAATTTCCCCATCATCAACATCGATGATCGCACGTTCCACACCTTCCGTTTTCAAAAGTATGGACTCCAGATTTAAAATCGGGCCTTCTGACGTTGCTTCCTTTACATAAAGGGTAGTTGTTTGCAAACTTCTTGCACCTCCTTACATTTGCTCATAATGTTTTATCTATACCCCATATTTCCATTAGATATGTTACGTTTTGGATTTGGAAATATTGGGTATCAATAAGTAGAGGTGATGGCAAATGAGTAAAGAGGAATTGAAAAAAGAACATGTTCCGGAAAATAGCTCCATGGCTAAGGACTATGAAGAGATGAAAGAGCTTGGAAAGCAGATGG
This window encodes:
- a CDS encoding APC family permease, coding for MNNMQRKMGTFSLMMVGLGSIIGSGWLFGAWRAAQIAGPAAIISWIIGMVVILFIALSYSELGSMFPEAGGMVKYTQYSHGSFLGFIAGWANWIAIVSVIPVEAIASVQYMSSWPWEWAQWTHGLVENGSLTGGGLAIASVLLIVYFLLNYWTVSLFSKANSFITVFKVIIPGLTIGSLLFAGFHASNFTSAGSIAPNGWASVLTAVATSGIIFAFNGFQSPINMAGEAKNPGRSIPIAVIGSILIATVIYVLLQVAFIGAVDPSMIVNGWQHLNFNSPFADLAIVLGINWLVILLYVDAFISPSGTGITYTATTSRMLYGMEKNKYLPSVFGKLHPLYGIPRQAMFFNLGVSFLFLFMFRGWGVLAEVISVATLVSYITGPVTVMTLRRTGQNLYRPLRLKGLSIIAPLGFVFASLVLYWARWPLTGQVLFIIMAGLPVYFYYQSKIKWKGFRQNFSAGLWMVVYLLCMMTISYLGSEKFGGLNIIPFGLDMVIITCLSLGFYSWAIKSGFQTEYLEQGQKVNEDLRSMENNIASQTDKKNAG
- a CDS encoding PrkA family serine protein kinase, whose product is MDILKKIEKFREDEQKLKWEGTFAEYLEILKETPLVAQSAHSRVYNMIRDAGIEEVNGTKKYNFFSGQLFGLEDSLERLIEEYFHPAAKRLDVRKRILLLMGPVSGGKSTLVSLLKRGLENYSLKDTGAIYAIKGCPMHEDPLHLIPQYLRDDFYEEYGIRIEGNLSPLNVMRLEQEYGSRIEDVMVERIFLSEDKRVGIGTFSPSDPKSQDIADLTGSIDFSTIAEYGSESDPRAYRFDGELNKANRGMMEFQEMLKCDEKFLWHLLSLTQEGNFKAGRFALISADELIVAHTNETEYKAFISNKKNEALHSRIIVMPIPYNLKVTEEEKIYEKMIRESDVSDVHIAPHTLRVAAIFSIMTRLKDPKKGDIDLVKKMRLYDGENVEGFNSADITELKKEYQDEGMSGIDPRYVINRISSTIIRKENPSINALDVLMSLKAGLDQHPSITNELRERYLNFISLARKEYDAIAKNEVQKAFVYSYEESAKILMDNYLDNVEAYCNKSRLRDPLTGEEINPDEKLMRSIEEQIGISENAKKAFREEILIRISAYARKGKRFDYNSHDRLREAIQKKLFADLKDVVKITTSTKTPDERQLKKVNEVITRLIDEHGYNSTSANDLLRYVGSLLNR
- a CDS encoding glutaminase, with product MEELSKEYDIHVNSQRKSDLDEWVAHYRSFAIEGQTANYIPALRNAHLSQLGITILEPGGTMIKSGDWEVPFTLQSISKVLSFIAACLGRGISYVLDRVDVEPTGDAFNSIIRLEMHKPGKPFNPMINAGAITVASLLPGDSSQKKLEFLYALFENLLGKRPTINEEVYQSEWQTSHRNRALAHYLKETNYLESEVEEALEVYLMQCSIEVTTEDIALLGLILAQDGYHPVRKEQVIPKKVAKLAKALMLTCGMYNASGKFAAFIGVPAKSGVSGGIMALVPPSARSGMPFQDGCGIGIYGPAIDEYGNSVAGSLLLKQMAQEWDLSIF